The segment CCGCAGTCGGCCTCCCACGGAGACACCGGACGCTCCATCGAGGACGCCGTCCGCCAGTCCGGCCTGGACTGGACGGTCCTGCGGCCCGGTGGCTTCGACTCCAACGCCTACGCCTGGGCCGAGTCCGTCCGCGCCCGGCGGGAGATCGCCGCACCGTTCGCCGACATCGGCCTGCCGGTCATCGACCCGGACGACATCGCGGAGGTCGCCGCGGCAGCCCTGCGCCAGGACGGCCACGCAGGACAGATCTACGAGCTGACCGGGCCCGCCCTCAGTACGCCTCGCCAACGAGCCGAGGCGATCGCCGACGCACTCGGCGAACCCGTCCGGTTCACCGAGCAGACCCCCGACGAGGCCGCCGCGCAGATGCTGCGGTTCATGCCCGAGCCCGTGGTCGAGACCACCCTGGCCATCCTCGGCGCGCCCACCCCCGCCGAGCAGCGCATCAGCCCCGACGTCGAGCAGGTCCTCGGCCGCCCGCCCCGCACCTTCGCCGAGTGGGCCCAGGGTCACGTCGCTGCTTTCCGGTAAGACCCGCGGTCAGCGATACACGGGCGAAATATCGCTGCGGCACAGTTGTGGCATCGCGTATGTCCGACGTTGTCGGCATGCCAGCCACGGCCGGCGGCTTCATCGCCGGCGGCCGTAGGGGCGCAGGGGCGGTGACTGTGCCTCGGCCACTGGTAGCCGGTTGCCGTAGCAACCCCGCTCGCGAGGAACAGCCATGTCGTCACCTACTGAATTCACCGGACTCACCGAGCTCGACCGGGAGAGCCGTATGGGCGGCGAGGGCACCGAGACCCTCTCCCGTCCGGTCCGGCGCATCGACCTCTCCGACTTCGACGCCCGCAGGGCACTGATCACCGAGGAGCTGTGGGACGCCGCCGTCGAGGTCGGCTTCTTCCAGATCCACAACCACGGCATCGACCCGGCCGGCGTGGACGCCGCCTTCGCGGCGGCGCAGCGGTTCTTCGCGCTGCCGGAGGGGACCAAGGGGCAGTACGCCCTGAAGAAGGGGCTCAACTCCGGCTGGGAGAGCGGTAGTCAGATCCGCCCGTCGACCGGGACGCCGGACCAGAAGGAGTCGTACCAGGTCACCCGCCCGCACATGGACGGGCTGTGGCCGTCGGAGGCCGAGCTGGCAGGGTTCCGGGAGACGCTGCTGCGGTTCGAGCGGCAGTGCTGGGAGGTCGCGATGCGCGTGCTGTCCTGTTTCGCGGACAGGCTCGGGTTCGAGCGGGACTTCTTCGCCGTGTGCCACGACCCGCGGGCGGACACGTACCAGAGCACGCTGCGGCTGCTGCACTACTTCGCGGTGACGGAGGGCGCGCAGGGCGATCCGGTCCGGTGGCGGGCCGGGGCGCACACGGACTTCGACTGCCTGACCCTGCTGTTCCAGCGCGAGGGCCAGGGCGGCCTGCAGGTGTGCCCCGGCAGGGAGCGCGACGGTGAGCGATGGACGCCGATCGCCGCCACCGCCGACTCGATCACCTGCAACATCGGCGACATGCTGATGCGCTGGAGCGACGACCGGCTCCCGTCCAACTTCCACCGCGTCAGGAGCCCCCGCCCGGACGAGGACCAGGGCCCCCGCCACAGCATCGCCTTCTTCGCCCAGGCCAACCGTGACGCGGTGATCGAGGGCCCGCGGGCCGCCTATCCGCCCATCACCGCGGGGGAGTACCTGCGGCAGCGCATCAACGCCAACTTCGCCCGCTAAGGGCCCGCTAGGGAGTGCTGCGCGCCGCCAGCGTGGCGCGCAGCTCCGCCTCGTCCACCCGGGTGCTGCGGCCGTCGCGGATCACGGCCTCTCCGGCGACCAGGACGGTGTCCACCACCCGGTGGCTGCCGGTGGTCAGGAGGGTCGCACCGGGGTCGCGGACGGGGAGGCAGCCGAAGTCGCGGTCGAAGCGCAGCAGGGTGAGGTCGGCCTGGCCGCCGGGCAGGACGCCGTCGGGTCGGGGCTCCAGGCCGAGCACGGCGTTGGCGCCGTCGGCGGCCATGGTGAGCATGTCGGCGAAGCCGAGGAGGTCGGCCCGGCGGTGGGCGGCCCGCTGGAGGTAGGAGCCGATGCGCATGGCTTCCAGCAGGTCCTGGGTGTCGTTGCTGGCGGCGCCGTCCACGCCCAGGCCGACGGCGAGGCCGGCGGCGAGCATGGCGGGGACCGGGGCGATGCCGCTGCCCAGGCGCATGTTGCTGAGCGGGTTGTAGGAGACGGCGACGCCGTGCCGGGCCAGGGCCGCCTGCCCGGCCGCGTCCAGCTCGACGCAGTGGACGGCGAGCAGCCGCTCCCACAGGAAGCCGCTCTCGGCGAGGAACTCCACCGCGCCGAGCCCTGTGCGCTCCCGGCACATCTGCTCGTCGGTGGCGGTCTCCAGCAGATGGATGGAGACCGGGAGCCCGCGCTCGTGCGCGTAGGCGCGGACGGCCCGCATGCCCTCGGGGGTGAGCGAACGCGGATTGGGCACGGCCAGCCCGAGGGCGATACGGCTGCCCCGGACGGCGGCGGCGAGCTTGTCCGTATGGGCGAAGAGGCCGTCGAGCGGCTGGAGCAGCCGGGGATCGATGCCCCAGCGCCGGGTGGCGTCCGGGCGGTCGGCGACGCCCCGGCACAGCACGGCCCGCACCCCGGTGTCCCGCAGGGCCCGGATCACCGCGTCGTGGACCTCGGCCGACCTGTGCGGCCACATGTGCTCGACCAGGGTGGTCGTGCCGCTGCGCAGCGCCTCCAGGCTCGCCGCGACGGCCGCGGTGTACGCGGCCTCGGGGGTCAGCGCGACCGTCTCCTCCCCGACCAGGCGCAGCCAGGACAGCAAC is part of the Streptomyces sp. NBC_01262 genome and harbors:
- a CDS encoding NAD(P)H-binding protein: MIVVTGATGNVGSSLVRALAAAGERVTATSRAISDADGLEGVRHQQADLIDPESLRPVFEGADALFLQSGGPSAHLLSPRDILDVAKAGGIGRVVLLSSQGVATRPQSASHGDTGRSIEDAVRQSGLDWTVLRPGGFDSNAYAWAESVRARREIAAPFADIGLPVIDPDDIAEVAAAALRQDGHAGQIYELTGPALSTPRQRAEAIADALGEPVRFTEQTPDEAAAQMLRFMPEPVVETTLAILGAPTPAEQRISPDVEQVLGRPPRTFAEWAQGHVAAFR
- a CDS encoding isopenicillin N synthase family dioxygenase; this encodes MSSPTEFTGLTELDRESRMGGEGTETLSRPVRRIDLSDFDARRALITEELWDAAVEVGFFQIHNHGIDPAGVDAAFAAAQRFFALPEGTKGQYALKKGLNSGWESGSQIRPSTGTPDQKESYQVTRPHMDGLWPSEAELAGFRETLLRFERQCWEVAMRVLSCFADRLGFERDFFAVCHDPRADTYQSTLRLLHYFAVTEGAQGDPVRWRAGAHTDFDCLTLLFQREGQGGLQVCPGRERDGERWTPIAATADSITCNIGDMLMRWSDDRLPSNFHRVRSPRPDEDQGPRHSIAFFAQANRDAVIEGPRAAYPPITAGEYLRQRINANFAR
- a CDS encoding amidohydrolase family protein, giving the protein MNQPPFTVISGGKMAVGPSQHIGTITRATVWSRGAWLPGQDVHLADGRITALVPHGTVPAERESAVLDAEGAHLIPGLVNTHTHLHQALMRGIGEGEPLLSWLRLVGEETVALTPEAAYTAAVAASLEALRSGTTTLVEHMWPHRSAEVHDAVIRALRDTGVRAVLCRGVADRPDATRRWGIDPRLLQPLDGLFAHTDKLAAAVRGSRIALGLAVPNPRSLTPEGMRAVRAYAHERGLPVSIHLLETATDEQMCRERTGLGAVEFLAESGFLWERLLAVHCVELDAAGQAALARHGVAVSYNPLSNMRLGSGIAPVPAMLAAGLAVGLGVDGAASNDTQDLLEAMRIGSYLQRAAHRRADLLGFADMLTMAADGANAVLGLEPRPDGVLPGGQADLTLLRFDRDFGCLPVRDPGATLLTTGSHRVVDTVLVAGEAVIRDGRSTRVDEAELRATLAARSTP